The following proteins come from a genomic window of Nicotiana tomentosiformis chromosome 12, ASM39032v3, whole genome shotgun sequence:
- the LOC138903658 gene encoding uncharacterized protein: MLKSPRAASFSKECKQNLEIVQSYLVKAQKRMKRHADQNRRFFEYQVGDKVMVKIPKRYLFAGVHDPRLLQKYIGPLSIERHIEKVAYWVDTLAWWKIHPIFHVSLLKPFREDMEDPSWSQLIVPGIRGPNSIGKRRVKAILDDRVIRASRKDHQ; the protein is encoded by the coding sequence ATGTTAAAATCTCCTCgagctgctagcttctcaaaagaatgcaAGCAAAATTTAGAGATAGTgcagagctatcttgtcaaagcccaaaagcggatgaaaaGGCATGCTGATCAAAATCGTCGCTTTTTTGAATACCAAgtaggagacaaagtgatggtcaaaatcccaaagcggtacttgtttgcaggggtccatgaccctcgcctattgcaaaaatatattggacccttgtccattgaaaggcacATTGAGAAAGTTGCATACTGGGTGGATACCctagcttggtggaaaatccatcccattttccatgtcagtctcctaaaaccttttcgggaagatatggaggatccttcatgGAGCCAACTCATAGTACCTGGTATTCGAGGTCCCAATTCAATCGGGAAAAGGCGTGTtaaagctattcttgatgatcgagtgattcgcgcctcaaggaaagatcaccaatag